One Setaria viridis chromosome 3, Setaria_viridis_v4.0, whole genome shotgun sequence DNA window includes the following coding sequences:
- the LOC117850928 gene encoding uncharacterized protein, producing the protein MGANADPSGSLGGPHRRLSSPVPAPAPLPLPQHQHGVAANTVAALRHDPGLAARWSPEEQVLLDKGLAKFVADAPVVRYAKIAMTLPDKTVRDVALRCRWMAKKECSKKRKEELSKKSKEKKERVGDSSSKGPAHIVSRPNAPSYTVPVLPIDDDDVSYKAIGGPTGQLLEHNAQILNQIHSNISNMQVQDNLSLLGQTRDNILTVLKEVNDVPEIMRQMPPLPVKMNEDLANLILLRPPGT; encoded by the exons ATGGGGGCGAACGCCGACCCCTCTGGGTCCCTTGGCgggccccaccgccgcctctcctccccggtgcccgcgccggcgccgctgccgctgccgcaaCATCAGCATGGCGTAGCGGCGAATACTGTGGCCGCGCTGCGGCACGACCCAGGGCTCGCCGCGCGGTGGTCGCCCGAGGAGCAGGTCCTGCTCGACAAGGGCCTGGCCAA GTTTGTGGCAGATGCACCTGTAGTTCGCTACGCAAAAATTGCGATGACTCTGCCGGACAAGACAGTGCGAGATGTGGCCCTTCGCTGCAGATGGATGGCT AAAAAAGAGTGTagcaagaaaaggaaggaggaaTTATCTAAGAAAAGCAAAGAAAAGAAG GAAAGAGTTGGTGACTCTTCATCAAAAGGTCCAGCACACATAGTATCACGACCTAATGCTCCATCATATACAGTTCCTGTTCTCCCtatcgatgatgatgatgtttcatACAAAG CTATTGGAGGCCCAACTGGACAGCTTTTAGAGCACAATGCGCAGATCTTAAATCAAATCCATTCaaatatttcaaacatgcag GTACAAGATAACCTCTCTCTTTTAGGCCAAACAAGGGACAATATACTTACAGTTCTGAAAGA GGTAAATGATGTTCCTGAAATAATGAGGCAGATGCCGCCCCTTCCTGTAAAGATGAATGAAGATTTGGCCAACTTGATTTTGCTGAGGCCTCCAGGCACATGA